A single genomic interval of Deltaproteobacteria bacterium harbors:
- the rimI gene encoding ribosomal protein S18-alanine N-acetyltransferase: MISLVRVTRENSGHYLQGILEIEKASFVTPWSREAFHQELLNPVSHLWVLEEDHLLAGYVCFWIHDAFIEVLHIAVRPDKRRRGYGRRLLEEVISTGTDWGVDQVWLEVRESNGPARELYRKMGFEEVGVRPCYYRDTHEDAVSMTLKLQGKSMSHRKFN; the protein is encoded by the coding sequence ATGATCTCTCTTGTAAGGGTTACAAGAGAAAACTCCGGGCACTATCTCCAAGGTATTTTAGAGATCGAAAAGGCATCCTTCGTGACCCCATGGAGCCGGGAAGCCTTCCATCAGGAACTCCTGAATCCTGTGTCACATCTGTGGGTGTTGGAAGAAGATCATCTGTTGGCGGGTTATGTCTGTTTTTGGATTCACGACGCCTTCATTGAGGTCCTTCACATTGCGGTGCGGCCTGACAAGAGACGTAGGGGATACGGTCGCAGACTTCTCGAAGAGGTGATAAGCACGGGCACCGACTGGGGCGTGGACCAAGTCTGGCTGGAGGTAAGGGAGTCAAACGGACCGGCCAGGGAGCTCTACCGAAAGATGGGGTTCGAAGAAGTGGGTGTAAGACCTTGTTATTACAGGGATACCCATGAAGACGCCGTTTCCATGACTCTGAAGCTCCAGGGGAAGTCTATGAGCCATAGGAAATTCAACTAA
- a CDS encoding PTS sugar transporter subunit IIA — translation MIGLLIVTHCDLGRELLSAAEFIVGSIEAADSLPITATTGSEEMRRAIGGKISSLDKGEGVLILTDMFGGTPSNLSLSFLQEERVEVLTGVNLPMLIAIVQHRKNLKLKELAEKAQEAGKNGISLAGKLLESA, via the coding sequence ATGATCGGTTTGCTCATCGTCACCCACTGTGACCTAGGGAGAGAGTTGCTCAGCGCCGCGGAATTCATTGTGGGGAGCATTGAAGCAGCGGATTCCTTGCCAATAACCGCAACAACCGGTAGCGAGGAGATGCGAAGGGCCATAGGGGGGAAGATTTCCTCCCTCGATAAAGGCGAAGGGGTGCTGATCCTGACGGATATGTTCGGTGGAACTCCTTCCAATCTGAGCCTCTCCTTTCTCCAGGAAGAGCGCGTCGAGGTCCTCACCGGCGTGAACCTCCCCATGCTCATCGCCATCGTGCAACACCGGAAAAACCTGAAGCTCAAAGAATTGGCTGAAAAGGCCCAGGAGGCTGGCAAGAACGGGATCTCCCTCGCCGGGAAGCTGCTGGAGTCCGCATGA